In Candidatus Palauibacter australiensis, the following are encoded in one genomic region:
- a CDS encoding Ku protein, with protein sequence MSPRPIATATISFGLVSIPCQLYSSAENSHKVRFNFLSPEGTRVKQQYVDAKTGEPVERRDLIKGYQFAKDQYVTFKPEELKALEAEATQAIEIVEFVPVDQVERAYIGKTYYLGPARGGDKAYGLLGAAMKKTGWAALAKYAARGKQYLVLVRPVGDHLVLEQLHYAHEVRDIANVPSGEGEVAEAELGLAVQLIEQIASESFDPSKYEDEVGQRMLEAVERKVADGTEITAPAEEETTAQVIDLMAALRASVGGEGEAESGAEGESEQKKAAGS encoded by the coding sequence ATGTCACCTCGACCCATCGCGACGGCGACGATCTCGTTCGGGCTCGTTTCGATCCCGTGCCAGCTCTACTCGTCCGCCGAGAACTCGCACAAAGTCCGCTTCAACTTCCTCTCGCCCGAAGGCACCCGCGTAAAGCAGCAGTACGTGGATGCCAAGACCGGAGAGCCGGTCGAGCGCCGCGACCTCATCAAGGGCTACCAGTTCGCGAAGGACCAGTACGTGACCTTCAAGCCGGAGGAACTGAAGGCGTTGGAGGCGGAGGCGACGCAGGCGATCGAAATCGTCGAATTCGTGCCGGTGGACCAGGTCGAGCGGGCGTATATCGGGAAGACGTACTACCTCGGACCCGCGCGGGGAGGCGACAAGGCCTACGGCCTCCTCGGTGCCGCGATGAAGAAGACGGGCTGGGCAGCGCTCGCGAAGTACGCGGCGCGCGGAAAGCAGTATCTCGTCCTCGTGCGCCCGGTCGGGGACCACCTCGTGCTGGAACAACTGCACTACGCGCACGAGGTGCGGGACATCGCCAACGTGCCGTCGGGCGAGGGCGAGGTCGCCGAGGCGGAACTCGGTCTCGCCGTACAACTGATCGAACAGATCGCCTCGGAGAGCTTCGATCCGTCGAAGTACGAGGACGAGGTCGGGCAGCGCATGCTCGAAGCCGTCGAGCGGAAGGTCGCGGACGGAACCGAGATCACGGCGCCCGCCGAGGAGGAGACGACGGCCCAGGTCATCGACCTCATGGCCGCGCTCCGGGCGAGCGTCGGCGGTGAGGGCGAGGCGGAGAGCGGCGCGGAGGGCGAGTCGGAGCAGAAGAAGGCTGCCGGGTCCTAG